One stretch of Hevea brasiliensis isolate MT/VB/25A 57/8 chromosome 12, ASM3005281v1, whole genome shotgun sequence DNA includes these proteins:
- the LOC110666420 gene encoding uncharacterized protein LOC110666420 yields the protein MTRISMAAEATTTKFQNPDFRPDFHPDISVTAHDGLHFWQFMIAGSIAGSVEHMAMFPVDTIKTHMQALGSCPVKSVSVSQALRSILQSEGPSALYRGIAAMGLGAGPAHAVYFSVYEVCKKYFSGDNPNNSIVHAVSGVCATVSSDAVFTPMDMVKQRLQLGNNTYKGVWDCVKRVLREEGFGAFYASYRTTVLMNAPFTAVHFATYEATKRGLMEISPESANDERLVVHATAGAAAGALAAAVTTPLDVVKTQLQCQGVCGCDRFKSGSIGDVIRTIVKKDGYRGLMRGWIPRMLFHAPAAAICWSTYEASKAFFQEVNGNSNSGTVT from the exons aTGACAAGAATCTCCATGGCTGCAGAAGCCACCACCACCAAATTTCAAAACCCTGATTTCCGGCCCGATTTCCATCCTGATATATCCGTAACCGCTCACGACGGCCTCCATTTTTGGCAATTCATGATCGCCGGTTCCATCGCCGGTTCAGTCGAGCACATGGCTATGTTTCCGGTTGACACAATCAAGACCCATATGCAGGCTCTCGGTTCTTGCCCCGTTAAATCCGTCAGTGTCTCCCAGGCGCTACGTTCCATCCTCCAATCTGAAGGCCCCAGTGCCCTCTACCGCGGTATAGCAGCTATGGGTCTCGGCGCGGGTCCTGCCCATGCGGTGTATTTCTCAGTTTACGAAGTATGTAAGAAATATTTCTCTGGtgacaatccaaacaattcaataGTTCACGCTGTTTCTGGGGTTTGTGCTACGGTGTCCAGTGATGCTGTATTTACGCCGATGGATATGGTGAAGCAGAGATTACAATTGGGTAATAATACTTACAAGGGGGTATGGGATTGTGTGAAGAGGGTTTTGAGAGAAGAGGGTTTTGGTGCGTTTTATGCATCTTATAGGACTACTGTTTTGATGAATGCGCCGTTTACGGCGGTGCATTTTGCAACTTATGAGGCTACAAAAAGAGGGTTGATGGAGATTTCGCCTGAGAGTGCTAATGATGAGCGGTTGGTTGTTCATGCTACTGCTGGAGCTGCTGCTGGAGCACTAGCTGCTGCTGTCACTACTCCGCTGGATGTAGTTAAAACTCAGTTGCAGTGTCAG GGTGTTTGTGGGTGTGACAGATTTAAAAGTGGTTCAATTGGTGATGTGATTCGAACAATAGTGAAAAAGGATGGGTACAGAGGGCTCATGAGGGGTTGGATTCCAAGGATGCTTTTCCATGCACCTGCTGCTGCAATCTGCTGGTCTACATATGAAGCCTCTAAAGCATTCTTTCAAGAGGTCAATGGTAACAGTAACAGTGGCACTGTTACCTGA
- the LOC131169110 gene encoding probable protein phosphatase 2C 26 isoform X2, protein MLERNGLLKIANVGDCGLRVVRGGQMIFSTPTQEHYFDCPYQLSSEMVGQTYLDAMVSSMELMEGDTIVMGSDGLFDNVFDNEIVSTIARYDSVAEAAKALANLARTHAMDSEFESPYALEGRSKGIDVPFWKKILGMKLAGGKLDDITVIVGRVVRS, encoded by the exons ATGCTGGAGAGGAATGGATTGCTAAAGATTGCCAATGTTGGGGATTGTGGACTAAGGGTTGTCCGTGGAG GTCAAATGATTTTTTCCACTCCTACTCAGGAACATTATTTTGATTGTCCTTATCAATTAAGCTCAGAAATGGTTGGGCAGACATACCTTGATGCAATG GTTAGCAGTATGGAATTAATGGAGGGAGACACCATTGTGATGGGCTCAGATGGTCTCTTTGACAATGTTTTTGACAATGAGATTGTTTCGACAATTGCTAGATACGATAGTGTAGCTGAGGCTG CAAAGGCATTAGCTAACCTAGCAAGAACTCATGCAATGGACTCAGAATTTGAATCCCCTTATGCACTGGAAGGCAGATCCAAG GGTATTGATGTtccattttggaagaaaattctcGGGATGAAGCTTGCAG GTGGAAAGCTCGATGATATTACTGTGATTGTCGGCCGAGTTGTAAGGTCATGA
- the LOC131169110 gene encoding probable protein phosphatase 2C 26 isoform X1 codes for MAIPVSWDSFSLSHPLFHLSVRNLSNGNSIPRKNKWLCLASSQLSPVGSEVSFCVGTHLIPHPNKIERGGEDAFFVSKYNGGVIAVADGVSGWAEQNVDPSLFPQELMANASCLVGDEEVNDDPKILLGKAHAATSSTGSATVIVAMLERNGLLKIANVGDCGLRVVRGGQMIFSTPTQEHYFDCPYQLSSEMVGQTYLDAMVSSMELMEGDTIVMGSDGLFDNVFDNEIVSTIARYDSVAEAAKALANLARTHAMDSEFESPYALEGRSKGIDVPFWKKILGMKLAGGKLDDITVIVGRVVRS; via the exons ATGGCAATTCCCGTTTCCTGGGATTCATTTTCTCTGTCTCATCCACTCTTTCATTTATCAGTTCGTAATCTATCAAATGGAAATTCAATTCCTAGGAAGAATAAGTGGCTTTGTTTGGCTTCATCACAACTGAGCCCTGTTGG ATCAGAGGTGTCGTTTTGTGTTGGAACTCATCTCATCCCTCATCCCAACAAG ATTGAGAGAGGAGGGGAAGATGCGTTCTTTGTGAGCAAGTACAATGGGGGAGTAATTGCTGTTGCTGATGGTGTATCTGG TTGGGCTGAGCAGAATGTGGATCCTTCATTATTCCCTCAGGAGCTGATGGCTAATGCTTCATGTCTCGTGGGGGATGAGGAG GTTAACGATGACCCCAAGATTCTCTTAGGGAAAGCACATGCTGCTACTTCCTCCACAGGTTCAGCTACTGT AATTGTTGCCATGCTGGAGAGGAATGGATTGCTAAAGATTGCCAATGTTGGGGATTGTGGACTAAGGGTTGTCCGTGGAG GTCAAATGATTTTTTCCACTCCTACTCAGGAACATTATTTTGATTGTCCTTATCAATTAAGCTCAGAAATGGTTGGGCAGACATACCTTGATGCAATG GTTAGCAGTATGGAATTAATGGAGGGAGACACCATTGTGATGGGCTCAGATGGTCTCTTTGACAATGTTTTTGACAATGAGATTGTTTCGACAATTGCTAGATACGATAGTGTAGCTGAGGCTG CAAAGGCATTAGCTAACCTAGCAAGAACTCATGCAATGGACTCAGAATTTGAATCCCCTTATGCACTGGAAGGCAGATCCAAG GGTATTGATGTtccattttggaagaaaattctcGGGATGAAGCTTGCAG GTGGAAAGCTCGATGATATTACTGTGATTGTCGGCCGAGTTGTAAGGTCATGA
- the LOC131171447 gene encoding uncharacterized protein LOC131171447 yields the protein MRSDFPSLQPAIYVTSLAAVEVLRERDGGQQIIDSVDVTCGLSLGEYTALAFAGAFSFEDGLKLVKLRGEAMQEAADTAKSAMVSVIGLDSDKVQQLCDAANQDVDEANKVQIANYLCPGNYAVSGGVKGVEAVEAKAKSFKARMTVRLAVAGAFHTSFMEPAVSRLEAALAATDIKPPRIPVISNVDAQPHADPATIKKILARQVTSPVQWETTVNTLLTKGLKKGYELGPGKVIAGIVKRMDKGANIENIGA from the exons ATGCGATCTGATTTTCCCTCTCTGCAGCCTGCTATTTATGTCACCAGTCTAGCTGCAGTTGAGGTGCTTCGAGAACGTGATGGAGGTCAGCAGATAATTGATTCTGTTGATGTTACATGTGGTCTCAGCTTGGGAGAGTATACTGCTCTAGCATTTGCTGGAGCTTTCAG CTTTGAGGATGGACTCAAGCTGGTCAAACTGAGGGGTGAAGCCATGCAG GAAGCAGCTGATACTGCAAAAAGTGCGATGGTCAGTGTCATTGGACTGGACTCTGACAAAGTGCAACAGTTGTGTGATGCTGCCAATCAAGATGTCGATGAAGCTAATAAAGTTCAGATTGCAAATTACCTATGTCCT GGGAATTATGCTGTATCTGGTGGTGTGAAGGGAGTGGAAGCAGTAGAAGCTAAGGCAAAGTCTTTCAAAGCTCGAATGACG GTGCGGCTAGCTGTTGCTGGTGCTTTCCATACAAGTTTCATGGAACCAGCTGTCTCAAGATTGGAAGCTGCATTGGCAGCAACAGACATTAAACCTCCAAGAATACCGGTTATATCCAATGTTGATGCTCAGCCACATGCAGATCCTGCCACAATCAAGAAGATATTAGCACGCCAG GTGACTTCTCCTGTTCAATGGGAAACAACCGTGAATACACTTCTAACCAAAGGGCTGAAGAAGGGTTACGAATTAGGACCTGGAAAG GTCATTGCTGGCATTGTCAAGAGAATGGACAAGGGCGCTAACATTGAGAATATTGGTGCTTGA
- the LOC131171448 gene encoding uncharacterized protein LOC131171448, producing MNATSFSTPRPNFIEDNSGSDSDTNRDAAPQHYQPISAIDVDDDEDGSSDQGNSDEEYHSYSRGEAENGISSLHINGDMEQKSSSSDEEEAEERVTEASDSAILRAFREDENRRNAPLTAENARRVREAMRGISFGGSAPDWAGRVPEDEWINQLRRLRQPPGPSTSVQN from the exons ATGAACGCTACGTCCTTCTCTACGCCCAGGCCCAATTTCATTGAAg ACAACAGTGGAAGCGATTCTGACACGAATCGTGATGCCGCGCCTCAACATTATCAGCCAATCTCAGCCATCGATGTTGATGATGATGAGGACGGCTCCTCCGATCAAGGCAACTCAGATGAAGAATACCATAGCTATTCTCGAGGTGAAGCAGAGAACGGAATCTCGTCTCTTCATATAAACGGCGACATGGAGCAGAAGAGCAGCAGCAGCGATGAAGAGGAGGCGGAGGAGAGAGTGACTGAGGCGTCTGATTCGGCGATACTCAGGGCTTTTAGAGAGGATGAGAATCGAAGAAACGCGCCGTTGACGGCTGAGAATGCGAGGCGAGTGAGGGAAGCAATGAGAGGGATATCGTTCGGAGGATCCGCTCCCGATTGGGCGGGTCGAGTTCCTGAAGATGAGTGGATCAATCAGCTTCGGAGATTGAGGCAACCGCCCGGCCCTTCAACTTCTGTCCAAAATTAG